CAGTGAAAGCCGGTGTATTTAAAAGAACAGTTGCTCAAGTTTTAGCGGTCGATGATATTAATTTCGAAATAAAAAAAGGAGAAACCCTAGGGCTTGTTGGAGAATCAGGTTGTGGTAAAAGTACTACGGGAATGACTATACTTAGATTATATGAGCCAACTTATGGGCGTATTTTAATGGAAGATAGAGATACTACCCCTTGGTTTATGAAAAATCTACAAGTGAATAAATACATTCAAGAGATTTACGTTGATAAATTTGAAAAAATGAAAAAAGAATTAGGTTCGGAAGATGAGGTAATCAAAAATTTAGAAAACGAAATTGATAAAAAATATGCACAGATGTATTTTCAAGGTGGGGCTAAGGAAATAAAAAAAGATTTGATGAGTGATCTATACGAAAAAAGAAGATACTTCAGAAAAAATGCTCAGGTAATATTTCAAGACCCTTACTCATCTTTGAACCCTAGAATGAGGGTTTTAGATATTATTGGTGAAGGGATGAAAGTCAACAAAATGGGAACTGGTTCTGAAGTAAGAGACAGAGTTGCTAATTTAATGGAAACTGTAGGGTTATCAAAAGATTACGTTTACAGGTATCCACACCAATTTTCCGGAGGTCAAAGACAAAGAATAGGTATTGCAAGAGCGTTAGCTTTAGATCCAAAATTAATCATATCCGATGAAGCTGTTTCTGCTCTTGATGTATCTATTCAATCACAGATAATAAACCTTATGGTTGATCTTAAAAACGAATACGGACTTACATATGTTTTTATTGCCCATGATCTAGCTGTTGTAAAACATATTAGTGATAGAATCGCTGTTATGTATTTAGGAAAGTTGGTGGAATTAACAAATAAAAAAGAGCTTTTTGATGATCCATTGCATCCATATACAGTCTCTTTGATGTCCGCTATACCTATACCAGATCCTGAAGTTAAAAAGAAGAGAGTTATACTAAAAGGAGATGTCCCTAGTCCATTGAATCCGCCATCAGGTTGTAGATTTCATCCCCGCTGTCCAATAGCAAAAGATATTTGTTCAAAAGAAGAACCACCATTGAATGAAGTAAAAGAAGGGCATTTTACAGCTTGCCACTTTTATGGTCAATTTAAAATTTAAAAGCTTGGGATTTACCCAAGCTTTTTTAATTGGAAATCTCTTTGTTCTCTTGAATTATAAATTTATGATTCTCAATCTTTTGAACTATCTCAGGTAAATACCTATCTTTTAGTTTTTTCTTATCATATACATTAACGGTTAAATAAGTAACTACCATTCCTAAAACGCCAAAAATAAAAGATAAGATGTCCGAAAAATTCATAGAATAAAACAGAATAACTATTGTTAAAAAAACTATTAAAGGTAATCCATATGCTAAAAAAGATAGTTTTACAACAGGTACATTAGGAAGTTCTACAATCACTTTGTCTCCTTTGTTTACTTCAAATCTATCTATCTTTTTAGCTTTTAGTTTTAATTCGTTTGAACCACCCAACATAGAACAACCACCATACATTGAACAACTCTTACACTCTTGTGTCCTAGTAGTTTGAAGATAAATATAATTTTCATCATTATCAATAACGTTCATTACTTCTCTCACTATTTATTACCTCCAATCCTGAATTACTTACATTCAAAATTTCTACTTCCCAATTTTCTTCATACTTTGATAAAAATTCTACCGTTTTATTTCTGACTTTTTCATAATCTTTATCTAAAAATCCAACAATGCTTGGACCTGCACCACTTATAAAATATCCCCTACTTCCAAACTCTAAAAGTTTAGAAGTAATTTCTTCCCAATGAGGGATAAAATCTTTACGATATGGTTGATGAATTTTATCTTGTAAGGCTATAGGCAAATTATCAAAATTATCAGTCATTAATGAAGAAACAAGTAATCCTAATCTGCTTAAATTAAAAACTGCATCTTCAAAAGGCAAACTTTTAGGTAGAATAGAACGAGCTTTTTTTGTAGGAAAATGAAAATTCGGTATTAACACAAGAATTTTCAGTTGAGAAGGAAGATCAATTTTTACATATTTTACTTCATTTTCTAAAAGGCAACCAACAGTCAATCCGCCAATTAACGCTGGAAGTACATTATCAGGATGACCGTCCATTTTCGCTGCCAAGAATATTATTTCGCTATTTGTTAATGGTTTCCCAATTAATTCATTTGCTGCAGTCATCCCTCCTGCAATACAAGCAGCACTGCTTCCTAAACCACGAGTAAGGGGAATGTTGTTCATAAGAGTTATACGAAGACCTTTAGGATGACAATCAACCTTATCAAACAAAGACTTCATGGATTGATATACTAAATTATTTTCATCATTCTCTATGTATTTTTTATCTTTATCGGGGATGATTATCTCAAGTCCTGTTTTAATTTCTTCAACTTCTATAATATTGAACAGTTCTAATGCCATCCCTAAACAATCAAATCCAGGGCCTATATTTGCTGTGGTTGCAGGTACTTTTACT
The window above is part of the Petrotoga sp. 9PW.55.5.1 genome. Proteins encoded here:
- a CDS encoding SoxR reducing system RseC family protein — translated: MREVMNVIDNDENYIYLQTTRTQECKSCSMYGGCSMLGGSNELKLKAKKIDRFEVNKGDKVIVELPNVPVVKLSFLAYGLPLIVFLTIVILFYSMNFSDILSFIFGVLGMVVTYLTVNVYDKKKLKDRYLPEIVQKIENHKFIIQENKEISN
- a CDS encoding ABC transporter ATP-binding protein; translated protein: MPNNDEVILKVENLKKYFPVKAGVFKRTVAQVLAVDDINFEIKKGETLGLVGESGCGKSTTGMTILRLYEPTYGRILMEDRDTTPWFMKNLQVNKYIQEIYVDKFEKMKKELGSEDEVIKNLENEIDKKYAQMYFQGGAKEIKKDLMSDLYEKRRYFRKNAQVIFQDPYSSLNPRMRVLDIIGEGMKVNKMGTGSEVRDRVANLMETVGLSKDYVYRYPHQFSGGQRQRIGIARALALDPKLIISDEAVSALDVSIQSQIINLMVDLKNEYGLTYVFIAHDLAVVKHISDRIAVMYLGKLVELTNKKELFDDPLHPYTVSLMSAIPIPDPEVKKKRVILKGDVPSPLNPPSGCRFHPRCPIAKDICSKEEPPLNEVKEGHFTACHFYGQFKI
- the thrB gene encoding homoserine kinase, with amino-acid sequence MVKVKVPATTANIGPGFDCLGMALELFNIIEVEEIKTGLEIIIPDKDKKYIENDENNLVYQSMKSLFDKVDCHPKGLRITLMNNIPLTRGLGSSAACIAGGMTAANELIGKPLTNSEIIFLAAKMDGHPDNVLPALIGGLTVGCLLENEVKYVKIDLPSQLKILVLIPNFHFPTKKARSILPKSLPFEDAVFNLSRLGLLVSSLMTDNFDNLPIALQDKIHQPYRKDFIPHWEEITSKLLEFGSRGYFISGAGPSIVGFLDKDYEKVRNKTVEFLSKYEENWEVEILNVSNSGLEVINSERSNERY